In Kitasatospora gansuensis, a genomic segment contains:
- a CDS encoding M4 family metallopeptidase, with protein sequence MEDLSVPHPSRTPKALGLAVTAALSLTLAAPAAPAAAAPDPDPVPALVAGRETAAPQLVTGLAERAEGTPAAAALAQLAAHPERYRIDPGQLTEVGTERTADGRHTVRFQQYHGGVPVLGAQYLVRLTGAGADQRVESAGGKYFTGLTAPTTAAVPDAMLRGLALGSLADPRARSGATAEDHGLVVLPGGTGRLARHFTVRSSTRRPDGRPTTREVYVDATVGGIALAHDARAPYPAGTRAATVGVPATGTATDAYGRRVQVNTTRLPDGSHQLVDRTRPATITTYDAAGRDLVDFVGGLPADLRPAASPTADFPAATGTGGATDAHLNAGLVYDFYRDRLGREGLDGKGAPIVSLVNMTNDGEPIINASWDGSMMTYGGGGPKYHSFAVALDIAGHEMTHGVIDHTAALVNAGQSGAMNEALADYFGNAVEVTARGMAMTDPKAALLGEAVCRTGTPESCAGRRLDDRRTTVDDYLGTDSSLDQGGVHLNSTIFSGALWDLRRTLDPLTADRLVYRALAEYLTPLDDFVDGRDAVLAAGRSMNLSRAQLRTVAAAFDAHGIRAGWESRLGTDSRALVRAIPTSMAAPAVAGGRWVMGNATGTGDPALYTGSTAGPGTPTRLSPQDGRRHSWAATDGRSAAWLAVGPDAEGKFGMEVLTRPLAGGPVRSLLASRTEQLGEVRISGGDIAFLAEDFATGRTVIRLSRDGAAPVELPLPDGHRPSGLTLKDGLLGWTERWTTGQQERSAATVRSLATGRVTARYESAGSISSTLLAGGRLLWTETPAGPTARSAIRSGALDGSGVTDLLPADSPYAAATPTLTASDQAVTFRTTGSRPADGWTNAALPKLWQLPITGGTPVRVSCNRGGQYEAAADRGTRVLWLDATPGRTDLVVREHPAGHC encoded by the coding sequence GTGGAGGACCTCTCAGTGCCGCACCCGTCCCGCACCCCCAAAGCGCTCGGCCTCGCCGTCACCGCCGCGCTGAGCCTGACCCTGGCCGCACCCGCCGCACCCGCCGCCGCGGCACCCGACCCCGACCCGGTGCCCGCGCTGGTGGCCGGCCGGGAGACCGCCGCCCCGCAGCTGGTCACCGGTCTGGCCGAACGGGCCGAGGGCACCCCGGCGGCAGCCGCGCTGGCGCAGCTCGCCGCCCACCCGGAGCGGTACCGGATCGACCCCGGGCAGCTCACCGAGGTCGGCACCGAGCGCACGGCCGACGGGCGACACACCGTCAGGTTCCAGCAGTACCACGGCGGTGTGCCCGTGCTCGGCGCGCAGTACCTGGTCCGCCTCACCGGTGCGGGCGCCGACCAGCGGGTCGAGTCGGCCGGCGGCAAGTACTTCACCGGGCTCACCGCGCCGACCACCGCCGCCGTCCCGGACGCGATGCTGCGCGGCCTCGCGCTCGGCTCGCTCGCCGACCCGCGGGCCCGGTCCGGCGCCACCGCGGAGGACCACGGCCTGGTGGTGCTGCCCGGCGGCACCGGACGGCTGGCCCGGCACTTCACCGTACGCAGCAGCACCCGCCGGCCCGACGGCCGGCCGACCACCCGCGAGGTGTACGTGGACGCCACCGTCGGCGGCATCGCCCTCGCCCACGACGCCCGCGCCCCGTACCCCGCCGGCACCCGGGCGGCAACGGTCGGAGTGCCCGCCACCGGCACCGCCACCGACGCCTACGGCCGCCGCGTGCAGGTGAACACCACCCGCCTGCCGGACGGCAGCCACCAACTCGTCGACCGGACCCGGCCCGCCACCATCACCACCTACGACGCGGCCGGCCGCGACCTGGTGGACTTCGTCGGCGGCCTGCCCGCCGACCTCCGCCCGGCCGCCTCCCCCACCGCCGACTTCCCCGCCGCCACCGGCACCGGCGGCGCCACCGACGCCCACCTCAACGCGGGCCTGGTGTACGACTTCTACCGCGACCGGCTGGGCCGGGAGGGGCTGGACGGCAAGGGCGCCCCGATCGTCTCGCTGGTCAACATGACCAACGACGGCGAGCCCATCATCAACGCCTCCTGGGACGGGAGCATGATGACCTACGGCGGCGGCGGGCCGAAGTACCACTCGTTCGCGGTCGCTCTCGACATCGCCGGGCACGAGATGACCCACGGCGTCATCGACCACACCGCCGCCCTGGTCAACGCCGGGCAGAGCGGCGCGATGAACGAGGCGCTGGCCGACTACTTCGGCAACGCCGTCGAGGTGACCGCCCGCGGGATGGCGATGACCGACCCGAAGGCCGCGCTGCTCGGCGAGGCGGTGTGCCGCACCGGCACCCCGGAGAGCTGCGCGGGCCGTCGGCTCGACGACCGCCGTACCACCGTGGACGACTACCTCGGCACCGACTCGAGCCTCGACCAGGGCGGGGTGCACCTCAACTCCACCATCTTCTCCGGGGCACTCTGGGACCTGCGCCGCACCCTCGACCCGCTCACCGCCGACCGGCTGGTCTACCGCGCGCTCGCCGAGTACCTCACCCCGCTGGACGACTTCGTCGACGGCCGCGACGCCGTGCTCGCCGCCGGGCGCTCGATGAACCTCAGCCGGGCCCAACTCCGTACGGTGGCAGCCGCGTTCGACGCCCACGGCATCCGCGCGGGCTGGGAGTCCCGGCTCGGGACGGACAGCCGCGCGCTGGTCCGTGCCATCCCCACCTCGATGGCCGCCCCCGCTGTCGCGGGCGGGCGCTGGGTGATGGGCAACGCCACCGGCACCGGTGACCCCGCCCTGTACACCGGCTCCACCGCCGGCCCCGGCACGCCCACCCGGCTCAGCCCGCAGGACGGCCGCCGGCACAGCTGGGCCGCCACCGACGGCAGGTCCGCCGCCTGGCTGGCCGTCGGCCCCGACGCCGAGGGCAAGTTCGGCATGGAGGTGCTGACCCGCCCACTGGCCGGCGGACCGGTCCGCAGCCTGCTCGCCTCCCGGACCGAGCAGCTCGGCGAGGTCCGGATCTCCGGCGGTGACATCGCCTTCCTGGCGGAGGACTTCGCCACCGGACGCACCGTCATCCGCCTGTCCCGCGACGGTGCCGCGCCGGTGGAACTGCCGCTGCCCGACGGCCACCGCCCCTCCGGTCTCACCCTCAAGGACGGCCTGCTCGGCTGGACCGAGCGGTGGACCACCGGGCAGCAGGAGCGGTCCGCGGCCACCGTCCGGTCACTCGCCACCGGCCGGGTGACCGCGCGGTACGAATCGGCCGGCAGCATCAGCTCCACCCTCCTCGCGGGCGGACGGCTGCTCTGGACCGAGACCCCCGCCGGGCCGACCGCGCGCAGCGCGATCCGTTCCGGCGCCCTGGACGGCTCGGGCGTCACCGACCTGCTCCCCGCCGACTCCCCGTACGCCGCGGCGACCCCCACCCTCACCGCCTCCGACCAGGCCGTCACCTTCCGGACCACGGGTAGCCGGCCCGCCGACGGCTGGACCAACGCGGCGCTGCCCAAACTCTGGCAGCTGCCGATCACGGGAGGCACGCCCGTCCGGGTCTCCTGCAACCGCGGCGGCCAGTACGAGGCGGCCGCCGACCGGGGCACCCGGGTGCTCTGGCTGGACGCCACCCCCGGCCGCACCGACCTGGTCGTCCGCGAACACCCGGCCGGCCACTGCTGA
- a CDS encoding class I SAM-dependent methyltransferase: MSARALSFGAVAEAYERFRPGYPRELFDQVTTYAGRPVRTALEIGAGTGKATRLFAGQGVAVTATEPDAAMLAELRKAVPANVRTVRAAFEDLRAGETYGLVYAAAALHWTRPEGRWSRVAALLEPDGVFASFGGPVQLADPAVEESVRVARAPFLESDEVSSPDGTAPEEEMQWPGTELLLSPLFSDVRQHVIKRRMTLGAADYVGHLSTVSAYLQLPRPRQLEAYEAIARVLPGTVEIAADITVHLARRRSGQ; this comes from the coding sequence ATGTCTGCTCGTGCACTGAGCTTCGGCGCTGTCGCGGAAGCCTACGAACGGTTCCGGCCCGGGTATCCCCGGGAGCTCTTCGACCAGGTGACGACGTACGCGGGCCGACCGGTGCGGACCGCCCTGGAGATCGGTGCGGGGACGGGCAAGGCAACCCGTCTGTTCGCCGGGCAGGGGGTCGCGGTCACGGCGACCGAGCCCGACGCCGCGATGCTCGCCGAGCTGCGCAAGGCGGTGCCCGCGAACGTGCGGACCGTCCGGGCCGCGTTCGAGGACCTGCGGGCGGGTGAGACGTACGGGCTGGTCTATGCGGCGGCGGCCCTGCACTGGACGCGCCCGGAGGGCCGGTGGTCGCGGGTGGCCGCGCTGCTGGAACCTGACGGTGTGTTCGCCTCGTTCGGGGGACCGGTCCAGCTGGCCGACCCGGCTGTCGAGGAGTCGGTGCGGGTGGCGCGGGCGCCGTTCCTGGAGAGTGACGAGGTGTCATCTCCCGACGGGACGGCTCCGGAGGAGGAGATGCAGTGGCCGGGTACGGAGCTGCTGCTGTCCCCGTTGTTCTCCGACGTCCGGCAGCACGTCATCAAGCGGCGGATGACCCTGGGCGCCGCCGACTACGTCGGTCACCTGTCGACCGTCTCGGCGTACCTCCAGCTGCCGCGCCCGAGGCAGCTGGAGGCGTACGAGGCGATCGCGCGGGTGCTGCCCGGGACGGTCGAGATCGCCGCCGACATCACCGTGCATCTCGCGCGTCGGCGATCCGGGCAGTAG